The Salvelinus alpinus chromosome 3, SLU_Salpinus.1, whole genome shotgun sequence genome segment aaagtattcatatcctCTTGAcgtattcaacattttgttgtgttacagcctgaattcaaaatggatttttagtctcacccatctacacacactaccccataacgacaaagtgaaaacatgtttttagaaatgtttatatCAGAAATATCTCTCTTGCATACgttttcacacccctgagtcaatacatgttagaatcacctttgacagcgattacagctgtgagtctttcttggtaagtctctaagagcgttgCACAcgatatttgcacattattctttttgaAATTCTTcccagctctgtcaagttggtagttgatcattgctagacagccattttcaagtcttgccatagattttcaagctgatttgaGTCAAAACAGTAACTAGGCCAATCAGGAACAtttaatgtcgtcttggtaagcaacagtGTATTATTTGGCcttgttattgtcctgctgaaaggtgaatttgatTCCCAGTGTCTGTAGGAAAGcatactgaaccaggttttcctctaggattttgcctaggCTTAGctatattccaggttcttgtatcattaaaaactccctagtccttgccaatgataagcatacccataacatgatgcagccaccaccatgcttgaaaatatgaagagcggTACTCAGtgaagtgttgtgttggatttgccccaaacacaacactttgtattcaggacataaatgtaatttctttgccacgtttgttgcagttttactttagtgccttattctGAACAGGCCTCCTTTTCACTCTggcatttaggttagtattgtggagtaactacaatgttgttgatccatcctcagtttttttctatcacagccatcaactctgtaactgttggcgtcatggtgaaatccctgagcggtttccttcctctccgacaatTGAGTTAGAAAGGAgggctgtatctttgtagtgactgggtgtattgatacaccatccaaagtgtaattaataacttcaccatgctctacGGGAtagtcaatgtctgctttttgtatttttacccatctaccaacaggtgacctttgcaaggcattggaaaacctcccttgtctttatggttgaatctgtgtttgagattcactgctcgactgagggaccttacaaaaaTCATTtttaagggcctcccgggtggcgcagtggtctagggcactgtattgcagcgctagctgtgccaccagggtctctgggttcgcgcccaggctctgtcgcagccggccgtgaccgggaggtccgtggggcgacgcacaattggcctagcgtcgtccgggttagggagggtttggccggtagggatatccttgtctcatcgcgctccagcgactcctgttgcgggccgggcgcagtgcgcgctaaccaagggggccaggtgcacagtgtttcctccgacacattggtgcggctggcttccgggttggaggcgcgctgtgttaagaagcagtgcggcttggttgggttgtgcttcggaggacgcatggctttcgaccttcgtctctcccgagcccgtacgggagttggagttgtagcgatgagacaagatagtaattactagcaattggataccatgaaaattggggagaaaaaggtgtaaaataaaaaataaatcatttttaacatttttaacatttttgcacacagagtccatgcaacttattatgtgacttgttaagtaaaATTGtgctcctgaatttatttaggctatgtaacagtcctgacctgttttatgttgttttttatgtgtttatggtcagggcatgtgttttgggtgggcagtctatgttatctgtttctatgttggttgtggttgcctggtatggctcttaattagaggcaggtgttttgcgttctcctctaattaagagtcatatttaggtagggtgttctcactgtttgtttgtgggtgattgtcttccgtgtctgtgtaattgtttgcaccatacgggactgtgtacggtttgttcggtttgtgtagtcttatgtcctattcgtgcgttcttcttgttttatgtaagttcgtcgtataggtctgtctacaccgtttgttgttttgttagtttagttaagttcgtgttttcgtttaataaatatgtgttcaaactccactgcgccttggttcgatcaatactcctccttttcggtagaagaggaggaggaccgccgttacagaatcacccaccataccagagccaagcagcggagtcaacggagtaagggacaggaaaagaaggagcaatggacatgggacgatatattggacggaaagggttgctacacttgggaggagatcctggctggtagggatcgcctcccatgggaacagctggaggcactgagaagagcagaggctaccggagagaggaaccggagctatgagggaacgcgtctggcacggaagcccaaaaagcccgtaagtaattcccaaaaatttcttgggggggggctagaaggtagtgggccaagggcaggtaggagacctgcgcccacttcccaggcttaccgtggagagcgggagtacgggcaggcgccgtgttacgcagtagagcgcacggtgtctcctgtacgagtgcatagcccagtgcgggttattccacctccccgcactgggagggctagattgggtattgagccaggtgtcatgaggccggctcaacgcgtctggtctccagtgcgtctcctcgggccggcatacatggcacctgccttacgcatggtttccccggttcgcctacatagcccggtgcgggttattccacctccccgcactggtcgggcaaccgggagtattcaaccaggtaaggttgggcaggctcaatgctcaagagtgccagtacgcctccacggtccggtatttccggcgccacctccccgccccagcctagtacctacagtgtctacactacgcactaggctaccagtgcgtatcctgagccctgttcctcctccacgcactctccctgtagtgcgtgtatctagcccggtgcctccagttccggcaccacgcactaagccacctgtgcgtctccagagccctgaacacactgtatcttctccccctactaatcctgatgtgcttgtcctcagcccggtgtcaccagtgccggtacctcgcatcagggatagagtaggctttgagagtacagtgtgccctgttcctgctccccgcactagtaggaaggtgcttatcattagcacggtgcctccagttccggcaccacgcaccaggtctacagtgcgccgtatccggccagagccatccgtctcaccagcgccatctgagccatccgtctccccagcgccatctgagccatccgtctccccagcgccatctgagccatccgtctccccagcgccatctgagtcatccgtctgccaggagcctgcaaagccgcccgtctgccatgagcctgcaaagccgcccgtctgccatgagcctacagagccatccgccagacaggagccgctagagccgtcagccagacaggagccgctagagccgcccgccagacaggatctgccagagccgccaaccagacaggatctgccagagctgccaaccagacaggatctgccagagccgccaaccagacaggatctgccagagccgccaaccagacaggatctgccagagccgccaaccagacaggatctgccagagccgccagcgagccatgagcagccagagccgtcagagagccatgagcagccagagccgtcagagagccatgagcagccagagccgtcagagagccatgagcagccagagccgtcagagagccatgagcagccagagccgtcagagagccatgagcgtcgagagccgtcagcctgccatgaccagccagagccgtcctgccatgaccagccagagccgtcctgccatga includes the following:
- the LOC139570952 gene encoding proteoglycan 4-like, translating into MRERVWHGSPKSPPVSPVPVPRIRDRVGFESTVCPVPAPRTSRKVLIISTVPPVPAPRTRSTVRRIRPEPSVSPAPSEPSVSPAPSEPSVSPAPSEPSVSPAPSESSVCQEPAKPPVCHEPAKPPVCHEPTEPSARQEPLEPSARQEPLEPPARQDLPEPPTRQDLPELPTRQDLPEPPTRQDLPEPPTRQDLPEPPTRQDLPEPPASHEQPEPSESHEQPEPSESHEQPEPSESHEQPEPSESHEQPEPSESHERREPSACHDQPEPSCHDQPEPSCHDQPEPSCHDQPEPSCHDQPEPSCHDLPEPSCHDLPEPSCHDLPEPSCHDLPEPSCQDLPEPSSQDLPEPSSQDLPEPSSQDLPEPSACMDLPEPSSQDLPEPSKQDLPESFSRDLPLVPVLPLVPVLPLVPVLPLVPVLPLVPVLPLVPVLTLIPVLVLILVLPLVPVLPLVPVLPLVPVLAVYLGEGSFRVVSGRGRQKRGVTMVVWGERPEPEPPPWSTAHPDPPLDFVLVRPAFAP